A DNA window from Taeniopygia guttata chromosome 8, bTaeGut7.mat, whole genome shotgun sequence contains the following coding sequences:
- the LOC100230849 gene encoding LOW QUALITY PROTEIN: vitamin D3 hydroxylase-associated protein-like (The sequence of the model RefSeq protein was modified relative to this genomic sequence to represent the inferred CDS: inserted 5 bases in 4 codons; substituted 1 base at 1 genomic stop codon), with amino-acid sequence MTQEQLWHVLDPSWGDLRALWALLCXSAAAVMLLKWLGRRQVQQKMDERRRSWHLALERMEKAACRLKQVLHPLQNPGTQTSQILSLTVVELEEKLKEVSLSPESVLYSYMDKALEMNQEVNCMTEFIHGCEDQLQKQKKQKEKGLLCGIPISIKDHINCKGHISSGGMVKFLGQVKEEDSIIVQVLKHHGGIPFVKTNIPQTMMKTIYNCSNLIFGQTLNPLNPQKSPGGSLGGEAALVAGGGSILCKGLDVVGSILLPCSFCGVCSLKPTGSRIRYIPAPVLFFYPLTQGVIGALTGMQSGTGPPCSQGQAGAMARDVXSLALCTKALLCQEMLQLHPTVPPIPFHQQVYTSSKPLCTRYFKGDVFFQHXKXVVHHMRKLLQGAGHTVVFHASCSLCPTKIDYVVDELFTRGIFSDGATHLGDCFKGDIVDPNLKSQYNTDRLPALVKRILAIILKPTVSVWMCLTCIIGDLQGGEVSLCREVNCTTQEFQRQLRLDVILCPVLGPASNHSYAGKLFAATSCTSLYNVLNFPAGAVPVSRATRADQELKHHRGHPWDKRLREVMSGALGLPLALQCVAXCLRFLKEVEALARGLRRNCGNPGLPCVCPGRSGTLAGGQEPPWTEPPETLAVISVHGKEFSILQDELQALSV; translated from the exons ATGACCCAAGAGCAACTGTGGCATGTCCTGGATCCATCCTGGGGAGACCTTCGTgccctctgggctctgctct actcagctgcagctgtgatGCTTCTGAAATGGCTGGGAAGGAGGCAGGTCCAGCAGAAGATGGATGAGAGAAGGAGGTCTTGGCATCTGGCCCTGGAGAGAATGGAGAAGGCGGCTTGCAGGCTGAAACAAG TTCTCCACCCTTTGCAGAACCCAGGCACCCAGACCTCACAAATCCTCTCGCTGACAGTGGTGgagctggaagagaagctgaaggaggtgtccctgtccccagaaaGTGTCCTCTACTCCTACATGGACAAG GCTTTGGAGATGAATCAAGAGGTGAACTGTATGACAGAGTTCATTCATGGATGTGAGGATCAGCTCCAGAAACAGAAGAAGCAAAAGGAGAAGGGGCTGCTCTGTGGCATTCCCATCAGCATCAAGGACCACATTAACTGCAAG GGCCACATCTCCTCTGGAGGGATGGTGAAATTTCTGGGCCAAGTGAAGGAAGAAGACAGCATCATTGTCCAGGTTCTAAAGCACCATGGGGGAATCCCCTTTGTGAAAACCAACATCCCACAGACCATGATGAAGACCAT CTACAACTGCAGCAACCTCATCTTTGGGCAGACCTTGAACCCCCTCAACCCCCAGAAGAGCCCCGGGGGTTCCTTGGGAGGGGAGGCAGCTCTGGTGGCAGGGGGAGGCTCCATCCTTTGCAAGGGCTTGGATGTGGTTGGCAGcatcctcctgccctgcagcttcTGCGGGGTCTGCAGCCTCAAACCCACAGGCAGCAGGATCAGGTACATCCCAGCTCCTGTCCTCTTCTTCTACCCACT cacacagggagTCATTGGTGCTCTCACAGGAATGCAATCAG ggacaggcccTCCGTGCTCGCAGGGACAAGCTGGGGCCATGGCAAGGGAtg ccagcctggccctgtgcacgaaggctctgctctgccaggagATGCTCCAGCTGCACCCCACCGTGCCCCCCATCCCCTTCCATCAGCAG GTTTACACCAGCTCAAAGCCTCTTTGCACCAGGTATTTCAAAGGAGATGTTTTCTTCCAGC GAAAATGAGTTGTCCACCACATGAGGAAGCTCCTCCAGGGTGCAGGGCATACGGTGGTTTTCCATGCCT CTTGTTCCCTTTGCCCAACAAAGATTGACTACGTGGTGGATGAGCTGTTCACCAGAGGGATCTTCTCGGATGGGGCAACCCACCTGGGGGACTGCTT CAAAGGAGACATCGTGGATCCCAACCTGAAATCCCAGTACAATACTGACAGGCTTCCTGCTCTGGTGAAAAGGATCTTGGCTATCATTTTGAAACCCACAGTAAGTGTGTGGATGTGTCTCACCTGTATTATAGGAGATCTGCAAGGTGGGGAGGTTTCCTTGTGCAGGGAGGTAAATTGTACCACCCAGGAAT TTCAGAGGCAGCTAAGGCTGGATGTGATCCTTTGTCCTGTGCTGGGGCCAGCCTCCAACCACAGCTACGCTGGGAAGCTCTTTG CTGCAACCTCCTGCACCAGTCTGTACAATGTGCTGAACTTCCCCGCTGGGGCGGTGCCGGTCAGCAGGGCCACGAGAGCCGACCAAGAACTGAAGCACCACCgaggacacccctgggacaaGAGGCTGAGAGAAGTCA TGTCaggagccctggggctgcccctggccctgcagtgTGTGGC ATGCCTGCGCTTCCTGAAGGAGGTGGAGGCTCTTGCCCGTGGCTTGAGGAGaaactgtgggaatccaggacTTCCCTgtgtctgccctggcaggtctgggaccctggcagggggtcaggaacccccctggacagagcccccagagacactggctgtgatctctgtccatggaaaagagttttcaatcttacaggatgaattacaagctctgagtgtttga